The following are from one region of the Parcubacteria group bacterium genome:
- a CDS encoding threonylcarbamoyl-AMP synthase, with protein sequence MTDAVSVLKNGGVIVYPTDTAYALGCDATNEDAVKKIFRIKGREESKTLPLIAADADMARAWAEFSGKAEELAAAHWPGPLTLVLPAKKQGLAPLAVKDGCIAIRVPDNSTARELSKALGAPLVSTSANRAGEPSCYAVEAVQQSLGDAFTLIDCVVDEGPLPQKRVSTFVKVWDNNVTVLREGAIKLSLRTK encoded by the coding sequence ATGACAGATGCAGTTTCAGTTTTGAAAAATGGGGGAGTGATTGTGTACCCCACTGACACGGCGTATGCTTTGGGGTGCGATGCCACGAATGAGGATGCCGTGAAAAAGATTTTTCGGATAAAAGGCCGCGAAGAGTCAAAGACATTGCCCTTGATTGCGGCTGATGCTGATATGGCCAGAGCCTGGGCAGAATTTTCCGGAAAAGCGGAGGAGCTCGCGGCCGCACACTGGCCCGGACCATTGACGCTCGTGCTACCCGCGAAAAAGCAGGGGCTTGCTCCGCTGGCTGTCAAAGACGGATGCATCGCCATCCGCGTTCCGGATAACAGTACCGCGCGCGAACTTTCCAAAGCGCTCGGCGCCCCCCTGGTCTCAACATCAGCGAACAGGGCAGGCGAGCCGAGCTGCTATGCGGTGGAAGCGGTTCAACAATCGCTCGGCGATGCGTTCACACTCATTGATTGCGTGGTTGACGAAGGCCCGTTGCCCCAAAAAAGAGTTTCAACCTTCGTAAAAGTATGGGATAATAACGTAACGGTGCTCCGCGAAGGGGCGATAAAGTTGTCATTGCGAACGAAGTGA